Proteins encoded in a region of the Zea mays cultivar B73 chromosome 2, Zm-B73-REFERENCE-NAM-5.0, whole genome shotgun sequence genome:
- the LOC103647034 gene encoding uncharacterized protein has translation MPATDLQGSSPSTHAHSSPFPSFGRTLLSLRRDAPAAAMPPPRGAGPELGDFHAHVAVRLAGLSAPGGEEFMSVAWVRRLLEAFLLCQEEFRAAVAEARRRGGGVTAPADAEKLVAEVGERAVRALDVCNAARDGVDQARRWERLAGLAASALLAPAEGQVHEGQLWRARKALSDLSLLLADDAAAASAGAGGGLASFLASHRNRSFGRARASPSRASPSAHLRSLSWSVSRTWSAARQLQAIGAGLAAPRATEASCGFAAPAYAMGCLLHLAAWALVAAVPCPDRAAALQAHHLPAAPPRAAFPWAPPLLALQERLAEEGRRKDRRSSCGLLREIHALDKCAQRLAEAIDAAPVPLTGEREAELREAAAELAAACSAIKDGLDPLERQVRELFHRIVRSRMAGLDPPMANAD, from the coding sequence ATGCCGGCCACGGACCTCCAGGGCTCCTCCCCGTCGACGCACGCCCACTCGTCCCCGTTCCCCTCGTTCGGCCGCACGCTCCTCTCCCTCCGCCGCGACGCCCCGGCGGCCGCGATGCCGCCGCCGCGCGGCGCCGGCCCGGAGCTCGGGGACTTCCACGCCCATGTCGCTGTGCGCCTTGCGGGCCTGAGCGCGCCCGGCGGGGAGGAGTTCATGTCCGTCGCGTGGGTCCGGCGCCTGCTGGAGGCGTTCCTGCTGTGCCAGGAGGAGTTCCGGGCGGCGGTGGCCGAGGCGCGGCGCCGCGGCGGCGGGGTCACGGCCCCCGCGGACGCGGAGAAGCTGGTGGCGGAGGTCGGCGAGCGCGCCGTCAGGGCGCTCGACGTCTGCAACGCGGCGCGCGACGGCGTGGACCAGGCCCGCCGCTGGGAGCGCCTCGCGGGGCTGGCGGCCTCCGCACTGCTGGCGCCCGCCGAGGGGCAGGTGCACGAGGGCCAGCTCTGGCGCGCGCGGAAGGCGCTCTCGGACCTTTCCCTGCTCCTCGCCGACgatgccgccgccgcctccgcgggCGCCGGCGGCGGGCTCGCCTCGTTCCTCGCGTCCCACCGCAACCGCTCCTTCGGCCGCGCGCGGGCGTCGCCGTCCCGCGCCTCGCCCTCCGCGCACTTACGCTCGCTGTCGTGGAGCGTGTCCCGCACCTGGTCGGCGGCGCGCCAGCTGCAGGCCATCGGAGCCGGCCTGGCCGCGCCGCGCGCCACCGAGGCCTCCTGCGGCTTCGCCGCGCCGGCCTACGCCATGGGCTGCCTGCTCCACCTCGCCGCCTGGGCGCTCGTTGCCGCCGTGCCGTGCCCGGACCGCGCCGCCGCGCTGCAGGCGCACCACCtcccggccgcgccgccgcgcgccgcgTTCCCCTGGGCGCCGCCGCTCCTCGCGCTCCAGGAACGCCTCGCCGAGGAGGGGAGGCGCAAGGACCGCCGCAGCTCGTGCGGCCTGCTCAGGGAAATCCACGCGCTGGACAAGTGCGCGCAGCGGCTCGCGGAGGCCATCGACGCCGCGCCGGTCCCGCTTACCGGCGAGCGGGAGGCCGAGCTGCGTGAGGCTGCAGCGGAACTCGCCGCGGCGTGCTCCGCCATCAAGGACGGGCTGGACCCGCTGGAGAGACAGGTGCGGGAGCTCTTCCACCGCATCGTGCGCAGCCGAATGGCGGGCCTCGATCCACCGATGGCCAATGCAGATTGA